Proteins from one Juglans microcarpa x Juglans regia isolate MS1-56 chromosome 6S, Jm3101_v1.0, whole genome shotgun sequence genomic window:
- the LOC121236634 gene encoding uncharacterized protein LOC121236634, whose protein sequence is MGYYLANGIYPKWSTFVKTIPSPRGNKKKHFTAVQESARNDVEHAFGVLQQRFAILHGPSRMFKIKYLTNIMKVCVILHNMIIENEHDDNLVPNIEYDQLDDEVPKLSRNRTTELMDFIQCHHQIKDMSAHHQLQAYLIEHQ, encoded by the coding sequence ATGGGGTACTACCTTGCTAATGGCATTTATCCAAAGTGGTCAACTTTTGTGAAGACAATTCCATCTCCACGAGGGAATAAGAAGAAACATTTTACAGCAGTACAAGAATCAGCACGAAATGATGTAGAGCATGCATTTGGGGTCCTTCAACAACGATTTGCTATCCTTCATGGACCTTCACGAATGTTTAAGATCAAATATcttacaaatataatgaaagtaTGTGTTATTTTACATAACATGATCATTGAAAACGAGCATGATGATAATCTAGTCCCGAACATTGAGTATgatcaacttgatgatgaagTCCCAAAACTGTCGCGCAATCGTACAACCGAGCTTATGGACTTCATCCAGTGTCATCATCAAATTAAAGACATGTCGGCACATCATCAACTTCAAGCATATCTTATTGAACATCAATGA